Part of the Clostridium sporogenes genome, TTTCTACACTATTAAATGAAGGAGACAAAGTTTTAATACCGTCACCTGCATATCCAGCTTATGAGAGCTGTGTAAAACTATTAGGAGGAGAAATATTAAGCTATAAATTGAAAAATGATTTTTCTATAGATTTTTCAAATTTAGAAAATATATTACAAAAGGAAAAACCTAAAGTTATGGTGTTATCTTATCCATCTAATCCCACAGGGGCTATACTTTCTAAAGAAGATAATTATAAATTATATAAAATAATAAAAGAAAATAATATTATAGTAATAAGTGATGAAATATACAGCTCCTTATGTTTTGAGGAGAAATATTATTCTATAGCTCAGTATGAAGATATAAAAGATAAGGTTATATTGGTTAGTGGATTTTCAAAGATGTTTTCAATGACTGGTCTTAGAATAGGATATGTTTGTGCTAAGGATGAATTCATAAATTCCATAATAAAGGTTCATCAATATAATGTATCCTGTGCGCCTTCTATATGTCAGTGGGGAGCCTATGCAGGATTAAAATACTGTATGGAAGATGTAGTTTATATGAAAGAGGAATTTATAAAAAGAAGGGATTTTGTATATGATAGATTAAAGTACATGGGTATAGATACCTATCTTCCAAAGGGTGCTTTTTATATATTTCCTTCCATAAGAAAATATAATATGACTAGTGAAGAATTCTGTGAAAGGCTTTTAAAGGAAGCTAAAGTAGCTATAGTTCCTGGCTCAGCTTTTGGAGAAATGGGAGAAGGACATATTAGGATATCTTATGCCTATAGCATGGAAGAACTAAATGAAGCACTAAACAGAATGGAAAAATGGCTTAATATTCTTTAAAGGTTGAGAATTAAAACAAGAAATATTTTTGTTCGATATATAGCTATAAAAATAAAGAATACTAATATTTGTTCTCTAATATTTAAGCTAACGCTCTAATGCCACGTCCTGTGGCAACAGAGCTAAGTAAACGTCCTGTTTACTTTACGCTTAAATATTAGTTCACAAATAAAGTATTCTAATTATTTTTCTAGATATATATTTTCACTAAAATTATTTATTGTTTTAATACCTTTAAAAGATGTTATTATAGAGATGCTTGTATTACGTTATCCATGTTGTATAATCCAGCTTTTTTTCCACTCATAAATAAACAAGCGTTTAATGCGCCCACAGCAAATACTTCTCTAGATAAAGCTGTATGTTTGATTTCTATAGTTTCTCCAGCTCCAGCAAATATAACATCATGTTCACCTACTATAGTGCCACCTCTTATAGCATGCATACCTATTTCATCATGAGTTCTCTTTGAACTACCTTCTCTTCCATAAGTATATTTAGTATCATCTTTTATGGAATCTCTTATAGTATCTCCTAGAAGAATAGCAGTTCCACTTGGAGCATCTACTTTTTGGTTATGATGTTTCTCTATTATTTCTATATCAAAGTTTTTATACATAAAAGCACTTATGTTCTTTAATATATTGTTGACTATATTAATACCTATAGACATATTAGCAGATCTGAAAACAGGTATTTTTTTTGAAGTTTCTTCTATAAGTTTTATTTGTTCCTCAGAAAAGCCTGTAGTGCATATTATTATAGGCATATTTTTTGAAGTGGCAAAGTTTAGCAAACCATTTAATGCGTCAGGTCTTGAAAAATCTAGTATAACATCAGCTTCTATATTACATTTATTTATATCAGTAAAAACGGGGAAAGAAGAAGTTGCTTCACCTTTATCTATGCCTGCCACAATTTTTAAATTAGAATAATTTTCTGCTAAATTACATATAACTTTGCCCATTTTCCCATTAGAACCATTTAATACAACTCTTACCATTGAAAGTCCTCCTCTAAAATTATTATATAAGCTAAATTTTTTTATTAGATATTTTAATAGTAAAGTGTAGAGATAAACTCTACACTTTATATTATATTACATTAAATTATAAGCTTTTAATTCTTTTTTTAATACTTCTAAATTATTTTCATTCATTTCACATAAAGGAAGTCTTAGATCTCCTACCTTCATGTTCATAAGATTCATTGCTGTTTTTACTGGTATAGGATTTGTTTCTATAAATAAAGCATTAGTAAGAGCTAAAGAATCTAATTGAATTTTTAAAGCTTCATTAGCCTTACCATTTAAATATAATTCACACATATTATGAACATCCTCTGGAATTACATTAGCTAATACAGAAATAACACCTATTCCTCCAAGAGCTAATATAGGAATTATTTGATCATCGTTTCCAGAATATATATCTAATTTGTCACCACATAAAGCTTTAATTTGAGCTATTTGACTTATATTTCCACTAGCTTCTTTTACAGCTACTATGTTTTTATCTTCGCATAACTCTTTTAAAGTGCTAGGGCCTATATTAAGTCCTGTTCTTCCAGGTACGTTATATATGATTATAGGAGTATTAACAGCATCAGAAACGGCTCTAAAATGTTTAACCAATCCTTTTTGTGTTGTTTTATTATAATATGGAGTTATTACTAATAGTCCATCTACTCCTATACTTTCAGCCCATTTACTCATAGCTATGGAAACGGCAGTATTATTACTACCTGTACCTGCTATAACAGGAATTCTTTTATTTACTTTATCTACCACAAACTTTATAGTTTCTTTTCTTTCAGTTTCAGTCATAGTAGTTGCTTCACCAGTAGTTCCGCAAACTATTATAGCATCAGTTTTGGATTTTATATGCCATTCTATTAGTTCAGAAAGCTTGTCAAAATCTACTCCTGTTTCAGTAAAAGGAGTTATTATAGCTACTCCAGAACCTTTGAAAATACTCATAAAAATACCTCCTAAATTTTAATTACTTACTTTTTATTATATGCTCAGCTATTTGAATTGCGTTAAGTGCAGCACCTTTTCTGATATTATCTGCTACTACCCATAAATTTAAGCCATTATCTAAACTAAAATCTCTTCTTATTCTTCCTACATACACTTCATCATGACCAGCTACATCAATAGGCATAGGATAAACTAAATTATCCACATCATCCTTAAGCACTATGCCTTCAGCATTTTTATAAATTTCAAATATATCTTCTAATTCAAAAGGTTTTTCAAGCTCTACATTTATACTTTCACTATGCCCATGGAATACAGGTACTCTAGCGGTAGTTGCTGTTATTTTTAGTGTATCATCATGAAGCATTTTTTTAGTTTCGTCAATCATTTTCATTTCTTCTTTTGTATATCCATTTTCTAAAAATACATCTATATGTGGCAATATGTTTCCTGCAATAGCGTAAGAGAATTTTTTTGGTGATTCTCCTGCATAGCCATTTTTAAGATCATTAAAACCACTTAATCCAGCCCCGGATACAGCTTGATAAGTTGAATATACAATTCTTTTAATCTTATATTTATCATGAAGAGGCTTTAAAGCCACTAAAGCTTGTATAGTTGAACAATTTGGATTTGCAATTATACCGTTATTCCATTTTATATCTTCAGCATTCACTTCAGGAACAACTAAAGGAACTTCCGGGTTCATTCTCCAAGCACTGCTGTTGTCAATTACTGTAGCACCATATTTAACAAAAACAGGTGCAAATTCTTTACTTATATCTCCACCAGCAGAAAATAATGCGAAATCTATTTTTTTATTTTTTATATTATCTTCTTTTAATTCCTCTACCAATATTTCAGAAGCTTTAAACTTTAAAGTTTTACCTGCAGACCTTTTAGAAGCAAAAAAGTAGATGTTTTCTATAGGAAAGTTTCTACTCTCTAAAATCTCTATAAATTTTCTTCCTACCATTCCAGTAGCTCCTACTACTGCTACATTGTAATTCATAACATATACCTCCCAAATTAATAATAAATAATCATGTAATTTATTGTAGTTAATAATATTATATAACTGATTAGATAAAAAATATATAGGCTTTTTGTTATATAAAAATAAATAAAAAGATATCGGTTTATTTATTTTTTATATTTAAATTTAACAGTGCAAAATAAATAAAAAAGGAAAAATAACTTTCAATTTATTTAAAATTCTAAAAACATTAAACAGATATAAATGGCTTAAATAAAGAAACTATTACAAATATTTAATAAGTTCACATAAAAATAAACTAGGATAGTATGATTTCAATGTAAATTAACATTCAATTTTTTAAAAATTACAAAAAAGTGTCATCAATAAGTGTTCACTTGCATATTGTATAAAAATAAAAGAAAATATATTAAAAATAGAGTGGCATCAAAAGAAATATTGGAAATAAGTGAATTTTCACTTGTTTTTTATAAAATAAGCTAAAAGGGGGAAGTTTAGTGAAAAGTAAAAGGTTATTAGCAGCTGTAGTATCTTGTATTGTTTTGGCTTCAGTAGCGCTGGCTGGCTGTGGAGGAAAGGAAAATGCATCTGGAGGTAAAGGTGCAGACAAAGAACAATATCTAAATATGATTTTGCAGGAAGAACCTAAAAGTTTAGACCCAGCTAAATCAACAGACTTGTATTCTTCACAGGTTATTTCTGAGGTTTATGATGGATTAACAAGATTGGAAGTAGATGAAAAAGGTAAAGATGTAGTTAAGCCAGCAGGAGCAGAAAAATGGGATGTATCTGAGGATGGATTAAAATGGACTTTCCATTTAAGAGATTATGAGTGGTCTGATGGAAAGAAAGTTACTGCAAAGGATTATGAATATGGTATAAAAAGAAACTTAGATCCTAAAACTGCATCAGAGTATGCTTACTTATTAGCTCCAATAAAAAATGCGAACGAATATAATGCAGGGAAAGCAAAAGCTGAAGAAGTTGGAGTAAAAGCTTTAGATGATAAAACTTTAGAAATAAATTTAGCTGGACCTTGTGCATATTTCTTAAAGATAACATATTTTAAATTAATGATGCCACAAAGACAGGATATAGTTGAAAAATATGGAGAAAAATTTGGCACAGAAGCTTCTAGTATGGTATTTTGTGGACCTTTTACCATAAAGGAATGGGTACATGCAAACAAAATGGAATTAGTTAAAAATGAAAAATATTGGGATGCTAAATCTGTCAAACTAAATAATGTTCATATGAAAATTATAAATAATGAAGCCGCTAGAATGCAAGAGCTTCTAAATGGAGGAATAGATTTCAGTAATGTTCAAAAGCCAGAGTGGAAAGAAAAGTTCAAAAAAGCTGATAAATTTGAAGTAAAAAAAGTTATTGAACCAGCAACGAATATTGAATTCTTTAATGAAAAGGTTAAATTGTTCAGTAATGCTAAAGTAAGAAAAGCTTTTTCTTTATCTATTAATAGAGAAGAGGTTTCAAAAACTTTATTTAAAAATGACTTTACACCAGCCTATGGATTTGTGCCACCTTCATTACAAATAGGAGATAAAGAATTTAGGAAAGAAGTAGGAGAAGAACCAATTAAGAAATTAAAAGAAGAAAATCAAGATCCAAAGAAACTTTTAATTGAAGGATTAAAAGAATTAGGAATGGATCCGGATCCAAGTAAAGTAACAGTAGATTATTTAACAGGCTCTACAAGTGATCAACAAAAAGAAATTTGCGAATTTTTTCAAGAGATGTATCAAAAAGCTTTAGGGGTTAAAGTAAATATAGAATATGTTCAATGGCCAGTATACATGAAGAGAATAAATAATGCGGAATATGAAATATCTGGTATGGCTTGGACAGGAGATTATGATGATCCTATGACAGAATTTGATTTGTGGATGACTGGGGCCAAAGCGCTTCCAACAAATTACTCAAATACAAAATATGATGAATTAATTAAAAAAGCTGCATTGTTACCAGAAGAAAAGAATGAAGAAAGAATGAAACTATTTAAAGAAGCTGAAGAAATATTGCTATATGAAGATGCTGTAATAGCACCATCAGTTTATAGAGCTAGAAATATTTACCAAAGAAGATATGTAAAGGGAATAATGGTTCCACAATTTGGTTCTTTATATGATGTTAAATATGCCTATACAGAAGGCAGAGAGTAATAGTATAATTATATGCAGCAGAGCCTTTTGATGGCTCTGCTGTTATAAATTACATAAAAATATATTGGGGAGGGGTAAAGATGTTTAAGTATATCTTAAAAAGATTAGGATATATGTTGCTTACTTTATGGATAGTAATAACCATAACTTTTGTACTAATGCATGCTATACCAGGAGATCCATTAGCATCTAGTGCTAAAAGATTACCACCACAAATAAGAGCTAATTATTATGCTAAATATGGACTAGATAAACCATTAACAACACAATATGTGGTTTATATGAAAAATTTATTAAAGGGTGATTTAGGAGATTCTTTAGCTTTTGCAGGAAGAAGTGTAAATACAGTTATAAAAGATGGATTGCCAGCATCAGCACGAATAGGTATTCAAGCAGTATTCTTAGGATTTGCATTAGGAATAATATTAGGGGTTGTGGCAGCCTTTAAAAGGAATAAATGGCCAGATTATATAGTTATGTTTTTAGCCTTGATTGGTGTTTCTATACCAAGTTTTGTTTTTGCAGCACTACTTCAATATATGTTTACAGTTAAATTTATGATATTGCCAACTACTGGTTGGGGTGGTGCAAAGTATACTATACTGCCTACTATAGCTTTAAGCTTAAGCCCTTTAGCTATATATGCAAGATATATGAGGAATGAGTGCTTGGATGTTTTAGGGCAAGATTATATATTGACAGCGAAAGCAAAGGGAATATCAAAGGTTTCTTTGGTTTGGAAACATATAATAAGAAATGCTATTCTTCCTAGTATAACTATACTAGGACCTCAAATAGCAAGTATATTAACAGGGTCCTTTGTTATTGAAAGTATATATGGCATACCAGGATTAGGAAGCTCTTTTGTAGGGGCTGTAAACAATATGGATTATTCTATGATTATGGGTCTTACTGTATTTATGGCTGCTCTTTATATATTCTCTTTATTAGTTGTAGATATATTATATGGAATTATAGATCCAAGAATTAGAATTACAAACTCAAAATAATAAGGGGGGAGAAAAATGGCTGAAATAAGTAAAGATAAATTTGAAATAGTAGGAATAGATAAAAATGCATCTAATGAAATAAATAGACCTAATATAACTTACTGGCAGGATGCTTGGAGAAGACTAAAGCAAAATAAGGTAGCCATAGGGTCATTGATATTACTTATATTAATAGCTTTAATGACAATAATAGGACCTTATTTAACCCCATATAAATATTGGGTTACAGATTCTAATATTGTAAATATGAAACCTAATTCTGATCATTGGTTTGGAACAGATATGTTAGGTAGAGATCTATTTGCTAGAGTATGGAAGGGTGGAAGAGTTTCTATAATAATAGGAATTTTAGGAACTATTATAGAAATGACAGTTGGAGTTATATATGGTGGAATATCCGGTTATTTTGGTGGAATAGTTGATGATATAATGATGAGAATAGTGGAAATATTGCTAAGCGTTCCCTATTTAATAGTTGTTATTATAATTTCTCTTATATTGGGAAAAGGGGTTATATCTTTAGTAATAGCTATGACTATAACTGGTTGGTGTGGCATGGCGAGAATAATAAGAGGACAAATTCTACAAATAAGAGAGCAAGAGTATGTATTAGCAGCTCAAGCTTTAGGCGCTAGGCCTTCAAGAATAATAAAGAAACATTTGCTACCAAATACTATGGGTATATTAATTGTTAATATTACTTTAGATGTACCATCATTTATATTTGGAGAAGCTTTTTTAAGTTATATAGGACTAGGTATACAATCACCAAATACTAGTTGGGGTTCTTTAGCGTCAGCTGCACAGCCTAATTTAATGTTTTATCCTTATCAATTATTTTTCCCTGCCTTGTTTATAAGTTTGACTATGTTATCATTTAATTTATTAGGGGATGGATTAAGGGATGCCCTTGATCCTAAGATGCGTCAATAAAGGAGGGGGATATAATGGAGAGAATATTAGAGGTAAGAAATTTAAGAGTTTCTTATCATACTTATGCAGGAGAAGTACAATCTGTTAGAAATATAAACTTTCATCTTAATAAAGGAGAAACCCTTGCTATAGTTGGAGAGTCAGGATGTGGAAAGACTGTGACAGCTAAGGCTATAATGAGATTAATACAAGAACCACCAGGAGAAATTAAAGAAGGATCAGAAATAATTTTTAATGATAAAAATATATTAGCTATGAAGGAACAGGAATTGAGACAGTTAAGAGGTGCTGATATAAGTATGATATTTCAAGATCCTATGACTTCTCTTAATCCTACAATGAAGGTTGGAAAACAAATAGCTGAAAGTTTAATTATTCATAGGGGAATGAATAAATCAGAAGCTTTTAAAGAGGCTGTTAATATATTGCAATTAGTCAATATACCTAATGCAGAAAAAAGAGCTAATCAATATCCACATGAATTTTCAGGGGGAATGAGACAAAGAGCTATGATAGCTATAGCTTTATCCTGTGATCCTAAAGTACTTATAGCAGATGAGCCTACTACAGCATTAGATGTTACTATTCAAGCTCAAATAATGGATCTTATAGGAGATTTGCAAAAAAAGTTAAATACAGCAGTTATAATGATAACTCACGATTTAGGAGTGGTTGCGGATACGGCTCATAGAATACAAGTTATGTATGCGGGACAAATTATAGAAAGAGGAATTACAAATGAAATATTTTATGAATCAAAGCATCCCTATACTTGGGCATTGCTTCAATCAGTACCAAGATTGGATACAGAGCATAAGGGAGAGCTTTACTCCTTAGAAGGAACACCTCCAGATTTGATTAAACCACCAAAAGGATGCCCATTTGCATCAAGATGTGAATATTGCATGAAAATATGTAAAGAACAGATGCCAAAAGTAACAAAGCTAACAGAAACTCACGAGGTTTCTTGCTGGTTACAGCATCCTATGTCACCTAAAGTTCATAGTTCTTTTTTATCTGGGGGTGAAAAATAATGGAGAATAAAAACTTAATAGAGGTTAGGAATTTAAAAAAACATTTTAAAGTTGGAAAGAATGCCATTTTAAAAGCTGTAGATGGGGTAAGTTTTGATATAAGAAAAGGGGAAACTTTAGGACTTGTTGGGGAATCAGGCTGTGGTAAAACTACTTGTGGAAGAACTATATTAGGTTTATATGAAGCTACAGAGGGAGAAGTTAGATTTGAAGGTGTAAATATTCACGAGTTTAGTAAAAAAGAAAAGAGAGAGTTTACTAAAGAAGCACAAATAATTTTCCAAGATCCTTATGCTTCTTTAAATCCGAGGATGACAGTTGCGGATATAATAGGAGAAGGTATAGATATTCATGAGATTTATACGGGGAGAGAAAGGCTAGACAAAATATATGAACTGTTAAGTTTAGTTGGATTAAATAAAGAACATGCCTCTAGATTTCCACATGAATTTTCAGGTGGACAAAGACAGCGAATTGGAATAGCAAGAGCTTTAGCTATAGAGCCTAAGTTTATAGTATGTGATGAGCCTATATCAGCTTTAGATGTATCTATACAAGCACAGGTCGTAAATTTACTTATAGATCTTCAGAATAAATTGGGGCTTACTTATTTGTTTATAGCTCATGATCTTTCTATGGTAAGGCATATATCTGATAGAGTAGGGGTAATGTATCTGGGTAATGTGGTGGAGTTGTCTAATAGCCAAGAATTATATGAAAATCCACTTCATCCCTATACTAAAGCTTTATTATCTGCAATACCTGTTCCAGATCCTAAGGTAGGAAAAGATAGAGAAAGAATTATGCTTCATGGAGAAGTCCCAAGTCCTATAAATCCTAAGCCAGGATGTAAGTTTGTAGCAAGGTGTAAATATGCAAAGGAAATTTGCAAAAAAGAAAAACCAGAACTTAAAGAAATAGGAAAGGATCATTTTGTAGCTTGTCATTTATTCGATTAAAAAATATTTGTAAGACAATAAATTTAAAAAGAGGGGTATCTCAAAATTGAGTCTATTTTGAGTCATCCCCTCTTTTAAAATTTATATTTGAACTGTTTTAATGTAGAAGTTATAAACATAAAAGGTATAATTTCTTGAATAAAGTTAATTATAATAAAATTAATATTAATATAGAATATAGCAATAAAAGAATTAAAGAATATTTGAAAATATTATAATCATTGACTAAATTTGTAAGGTATATTATTTTAGAATTGTGTATTTTAATTTTCTAATAAAGTAAAATAAAAAATTTTTTTAAATAATTTGGTTTTATTTTGTTAAAAGTTATCTAAATATACTATAAAATGATTTTTACAATACTATTAAGGGGGATAAAAAATGAAAAGCAAAAGACTATTGGCGGCAGTAGTATCTTGTACGGTGATATTTTCGTCATTGTTGGTGGGGTGTGGAAGCACAAAAACTACATCTAACAATATTAGTAAATCCACTCCAGACAAAGAACAATATTTGAATGTAGTTTTGTTAAAGGAACCGAATACTTTAGATCCATCAAAAGTAAACGATTTATATGGCTATCAAGTAGATAACCAAGTATTTGAAGGGTTAACTAGAGTAGAAAAAGATGATAAAGGAAATGATGTAGTAAAACCAGCAGGAGCAGAAAAATGGGATATTTCTGAAGATGGTCTTAAATGGACATTCCATTTAAGAGATTATGAATGGTCTGATGGTAAAAAAGTTACAGCTAAGGATTTTGAATATGGTATAAAAAGAACTTTAGACCCTAAAACTGCAGCAGAAACAGAACTTTTATATCCTATAAAAAATGCTGAAAAATATAATTCAGGGAAAGCAAAGGCTGATGAAGTAGGGATAAAAGCTATAGATGATAAGACTTTAGAAATAACATTAGAATCACCTTGTGCATATTTCCTAAAGACTACATATTTTAGAGTTATGTATCCTCAAAGGCAGGATATAGTTGAAAAATATGGTGAAAAATATGGAACAGAAGTAGATAAAATGATATTTTGTGGGCCATTTAAATTAAAAGAATGGGTCCATGGAAATAAAATAGAATTAGAAAAAAATGATAAATATTGGGATAAGGATTCTGTAAAGTTAAGCAAAGCCACTATGAAAATAGTAGAAGATGATGGTTCTGCTATGCAAGAACTATATAATGGAGGCATAGACGTAGCTAGAGTTAACTCTGGTGAATGGAGAGAAAAATTTGATAAAGCAGGGAAATATGATGTAGAAAAAGTTAAAGGTACTTTTGTTAAATATGAAGTATTTAACCATAAAAATAAATTATTTAGTAATGCTAAAGTAAGAAAAGCTTTTGCTTTAGCTATAGATAGAGAAGATGCTGGTAAGGTTGCATTTAAGACAATGGGACCAGCTTATGGATGGGTACCAACAGCAGTTCAAATAGGAGATAAAAACTATAGAGAAGTAGCAGGAGAAGAACCATTAAAAAAATTAAAAGAGGAAAATAAAGATCCAAAAAAATTATTAATAGAAGGATTGAAGGAGTTAGGAATGGATCCAGATCCAAGTAAGTTAACTATTAATTACTTACAAGGAATGAAGGGGAAGGGTTCAAAGGAAGTCCCAGAATATTTCCAAGCACAATATAAAAAGGTTCTTGACGTTAATATGAAGATAGAAGCGCTAGAATGGCCAGTATTTATGAAAAAAATTAAAAATAGTGATTTCGAAATATCAAGCTTAGGTTGGTCATTAGATTATGATGATCCTATGGGCAGTTTAGGAATGTGGGTGAAATCTTCAAGTAACCAAATTCCAAATAATTATTCAAATCCTAAATATGATGAATTAGTAAAAAAGGCTGCAGCATTGTCACCTAAGAAGAATGATGAAAGATTAGAATTATTTAAACAAGCAGAAAATGTATTATTATATGAAGATGCAGCGGTAGCACCAATAGCAGATGGAAATAAAGATTTTTATAAACATAAATATGTTAAAAAGATTATAATTCCTTCTTTTGGCTCTGAATTAGATTTAAAATATGTATATACAGAAGGAAGAGAAAGTAAATAATATATAAAAAAAGGAGGCTGAGATTTCAGCCTCCTTTTATAAATAGTATAAAATACCCCTATGAGGCAAATAATAGTAATAATAAATTATTTGTATGGAGGGATTTAAATGACAAGGACTCCTTTAAAAAAAGTAATAAAATCTAAAATTAAAGCTAACAAGGAGCTTACTAAAGAAGAAAAATTAAGAGAAAAAATGAAGTACGAGATAGCAATAGAGCTTGGGCTACAAGATAAAGTAGACGAATTAGGGTGGGGAGGACTAACCTCAGAAGAAACAGGAAGAATAGGGGGTATAATGACTAAGAGAAAAAAAGAGCTTAAACTTCCTAAAAATGAAGAAATATTAATGATGAGTGAAATTAAAAATAGTATGCAATAGAAGCACTAATCTATTGACTTACCTAATAAAAGTATATAATATTTATTAGGTAAGTATATTTTTATAGATTAAGGAGAGTTTAGGAATGGAATGTTATAGAGAATTTGCCCATATATATGATGAACTTATAAATGAGGATATAGACTATGAAAAATGGGCTAAAACTATAACAAATATATGTGATGAGTTTAATTTATGTAAAATAGATTATTTAGATTTAGCTTGTGGTACTGGAAATTTAACAGTACAAGTATCACCGTATTTTAGAAATGTGTGGGCAGTAGATCTTTCTTATGATATGTTAACTGAAGCTGAGAATAAGTTTAGAGACAATAATATAAAAGGTAAATTAGTATGTCAAAACATATGTGATTTAAAATTAAATAAAACTTTTAATTTAATAACCTGTTGTTTAGATGGGGTAAATTACATATTAGATAAAAAATCATTAAATAATCTGTTTAAAAATGTGTATAAT contains:
- a CDS encoding ABC transporter ATP-binding protein, which produces MERILEVRNLRVSYHTYAGEVQSVRNINFHLNKGETLAIVGESGCGKTVTAKAIMRLIQEPPGEIKEGSEIIFNDKNILAMKEQELRQLRGADISMIFQDPMTSLNPTMKVGKQIAESLIIHRGMNKSEAFKEAVNILQLVNIPNAEKRANQYPHEFSGGMRQRAMIAIALSCDPKVLIADEPTTALDVTIQAQIMDLIGDLQKKLNTAVIMITHDLGVVADTAHRIQVMYAGQIIERGITNEIFYESKHPYTWALLQSVPRLDTEHKGELYSLEGTPPDLIKPPKGCPFASRCEYCMKICKEQMPKVTKLTETHEVSCWLQHPMSPKVHSSFLSGGEK
- a CDS encoding ABC transporter ATP-binding protein, which encodes MENKNLIEVRNLKKHFKVGKNAILKAVDGVSFDIRKGETLGLVGESGCGKTTCGRTILGLYEATEGEVRFEGVNIHEFSKKEKREFTKEAQIIFQDPYASLNPRMTVADIIGEGIDIHEIYTGRERLDKIYELLSLVGLNKEHASRFPHEFSGGQRQRIGIARALAIEPKFIVCDEPISALDVSIQAQVVNLLIDLQNKLGLTYLFIAHDLSMVRHISDRVGVMYLGNVVELSNSQELYENPLHPYTKALLSAIPVPDPKVGKDRERIMLHGEVPSPINPKPGCKFVARCKYAKEICKKEKPELKEIGKDHFVACHLFD
- a CDS encoding peptide ABC transporter substrate-binding protein; this translates as MKSKRLLAAVVSCTVIFSSLLVGCGSTKTTSNNISKSTPDKEQYLNVVLLKEPNTLDPSKVNDLYGYQVDNQVFEGLTRVEKDDKGNDVVKPAGAEKWDISEDGLKWTFHLRDYEWSDGKKVTAKDFEYGIKRTLDPKTAAETELLYPIKNAEKYNSGKAKADEVGIKAIDDKTLEITLESPCAYFLKTTYFRVMYPQRQDIVEKYGEKYGTEVDKMIFCGPFKLKEWVHGNKIELEKNDKYWDKDSVKLSKATMKIVEDDGSAMQELYNGGIDVARVNSGEWREKFDKAGKYDVEKVKGTFVKYEVFNHKNKLFSNAKVRKAFALAIDREDAGKVAFKTMGPAYGWVPTAVQIGDKNYREVAGEEPLKKLKEENKDPKKLLIEGLKELGMDPDPSKLTINYLQGMKGKGSKEVPEYFQAQYKKVLDVNMKIEALEWPVFMKKIKNSDFEISSLGWSLDYDDPMGSLGMWVKSSSNQIPNNYSNPKYDELVKKAAALSPKKNDERLELFKQAENVLLYEDAAVAPIADGNKDFYKHKYVKKIIIPSFGSELDLKYVYTEGRESK
- a CDS encoding small, acid-soluble spore protein, alpha/beta type, whose amino-acid sequence is MTRTPLKKVIKSKIKANKELTKEEKLREKMKYEIAIELGLQDKVDELGWGGLTSEETGRIGGIMTKRKKELKLPKNEEILMMSEIKNSMQ
- a CDS encoding class I SAM-dependent DNA methyltransferase, translated to MECYREFAHIYDELINEDIDYEKWAKTITNICDEFNLCKIDYLDLACGTGNLTVQVSPYFRNVWAVDLSYDMLTEAENKFRDNNIKGKLVCQNICDLKLNKTFNLITCCLDGVNYILDKKSLNNLFKNVYNHLKEDGLFIFDINSYYKLNNILGNNLFSYDDDEITYIWRNSTENNITNMDITFFIREDENNYIRFDEEHKERAYKEEEIEEIILNNGFKILRTLDNYENKKIQEKTERIVYILTK